In Hwangdonia lutea, a single window of DNA contains:
- a CDS encoding tRNA (cytidine(34)-2'-O)-methyltransferase, protein MPLNIVLIEPEIPNNTGNIGRLALASGSKLHLVKPFGFKIDDTRLKRAGLDYWQHLSVTYYDNIEQFFELNKDENMVFLSSHGTRNHWDIPFKDNLFLIFGKESVGLPKSVTEAYADRLYKIPLYSQHVRSLNLANAVSILVYEGLKQLQ, encoded by the coding sequence ATGCCATTAAACATTGTTTTAATAGAACCCGAAATACCAAACAACACCGGAAACATTGGTCGTTTAGCGCTGGCGTCGGGCTCAAAACTACACTTGGTTAAACCCTTTGGTTTTAAGATTGACGATACTCGATTGAAACGTGCTGGTTTGGATTATTGGCAACATTTATCGGTTACGTATTACGACAATATTGAACAGTTCTTCGAATTAAATAAAGATGAAAACATGGTGTTTTTATCGAGCCATGGTACCCGAAACCATTGGGATATACCTTTTAAAGACAATCTGTTTTTAATCTTTGGGAAAGAATCTGTCGGGTTGCCAAAATCTGTTACCGAAGCATATGCCGACAGACTTTATAAAATACCATTATACAGCCAACACGTAAGAAGCCTTAATTTAGCAAACGCCGTAAGTATTTTGGTTTACGAAGGCTTAAAACAGCTACAATAA
- the trpA gene encoding tryptophan synthase subunit alpha — MNRIRTKLQENKKLLSIYFTAGYPNINDTATIIQDLEKNGVDMIEIGLPFSDPLADGPTIQASSTQALKNGMTTKVLFEQLQDIRKTVNIPLIIMGYFNPIFQYGVEAFCKKCQDIGIDGLIIPDLPVDVYHEKYQAVFEKYGLINVFLITPQTSDDRIKYIDSISNGFIYMVSSASTTGAQSGFGKVQTQYFKRIADMNLKNPQIIGFGISNNDTFTQATQYAKGAIIGSAFVKHVTNEGVKTINKFVDSILN, encoded by the coding sequence ATGAATCGTATTCGAACCAAGTTACAGGAAAACAAAAAGTTACTATCCATATACTTTACAGCAGGTTATCCGAACATAAACGATACCGCTACAATTATTCAAGATTTAGAAAAAAACGGTGTGGACATGATAGAAATCGGGTTGCCCTTTAGCGACCCATTGGCCGATGGTCCCACCATTCAAGCCAGTTCTACGCAGGCTTTAAAAAACGGCATGACAACCAAGGTGCTTTTTGAACAATTGCAAGACATTAGAAAAACCGTAAATATCCCGTTGATTATTATGGGTTATTTTAATCCTATATTTCAATATGGGGTTGAAGCGTTTTGTAAAAAGTGTCAGGACATTGGAATTGATGGTTTAATAATCCCCGATTTACCTGTTGACGTGTACCATGAAAAATATCAGGCTGTATTTGAAAAATACGGACTCATCAATGTGTTTTTAATTACACCACAAACCAGCGACGACCGTATAAAATATATCGATTCCATTTCAAACGGATTTATTTATATGGTAAGTAGTGCGAGTACCACGGGTGCGCAATCGGGGTTTGGCAAGGTGCAAACACAATACTTTAAGCGTATTGCGGATATGAATTTAAAAAACCCGCAAATTATAGGTTTTGGAATAAGCAATAACGACACTTTTACGCAAGCCACACAATACGCCAAAGGCGCCATAATTGGAAGTGCTTTTGTAAAGCATGTAACCAACGAAGGTGTAAAAACCATTAACAAATTTGTAGATTCAATTTTAAATTAA